The genomic region TGACTCTGGGGCAGGGTCGTTGCGTGACGAAATTTCACAGGCTTCCTCTGGAGATACCATAACCTTTGCTCCAAATTTGGAAGGTGCAACCATTATGACAAGTTCTACCATTACCATCAGTTCGGACATCGTCATCATAGGTTTTCCAGATGGTGATGCGGTCACGGTCGATGCCAATAATAGCTGCCGCATTTTTAGTGTGCTGAATACGGGTTCTGCCACATTCTACGGAGTGGATTTTGTCCGAGGATTTGTTTCTACTGGTGGAGCGTTTCTGAACAGCGGAATGCTCGAACTGAACTATTGCAGACTGTACAACAACACAGCAGATATTCAGTCACTGAATCAGGGTGGAGGAGCCATTTTCAATAACACAAATGCTACGTTGACCCTGAACCATTGTGAACTGTTCAATAATGGAGCCATGCCAGCAGGACCTATCGGTGATGGTTTTGCGGGTGCTGTCTATAATCGGGGAGCGGAAATGAATGTGAACTACTGTAGTTTTTACGATAACATGGTTTCTACTGGTCAGCAATCGGCCTATGGTGGGGCCATTTATAGTACTGCGACATTGAATATCCGTTCATCCACGTTTTCTGGAAATGAATGCATAGGTGGGAATGGTGGGGCCATTTTCTCTGGCTCAGGTTCAACGCTGAACATTTCCAATTCAACGTTGTCCGACAACGAATCCCAAGGTAGCGGAGACAATATCTGGAACGCAGGAAGCCTGTCACTTTACAACACCATTGTTGCTAATGCAGTGGCCAACATTCATACAGACAACATTGGTACCGCAGTCAGTCTCGGGAACAATATTCTTGAAAACAGTTCGGGTTCAAACATTACGTTATTAACTTCGGATCTGACGGTTGATCCAATGCTGGATACATTGGCTTATAACGGTCATTCATTCACCAAAACACGTGCCTTGAAATGTTCAAGTCCAGCTATTGATGCAGGGAACTCCGTCAATGCTCCAGTAGAGGACCAAGCAGGAAAGGTACGAGTGGTGGGCAGTAGTATTGACATCGGTGCTTACGAACTACAGGATCCACCGACCATTGTCCAAAATGGCCTCACACTTTCAATTCCTGAACAGGGATATTTTCAATGGTATAATGGCCCGACAGCTATTTCTGGTGCCACGGATTCCAGTTATACGGTTACATCAAATGGTAGCTATCACGTTGACTTCTTAGATGTGTCGGGTTGCCCACTCAGTTCGAATATGGTTTCGATAATTACGGTGGGAATAACTGAAAGTGATAACCAAGTCGCGATGAAACTCAAGCCAAATCCAGCCAGCCGCATTGTAACGGTTTCTGCCACCGATCTTGCCGAAATTCAACTAATGGATGTGAGTGGAAGGATCATCCAGCAAATTGCGGTGGTCGGTTCCAAGGAAACCAACATCGACATCTCACACCTTCCCGCAGGAATCTATCTGGTAAGCGCGAAAAGCACAAACGGAAATGTAAGGGTTGAACGCTTGATGAAGCGGTAATGCTTTGTCCTTGTAGGTGGATGGGGTCCTTTGGCAATGCCGAAGGGCCCTTTCTCTTGCTCTAAAGTTTCAACACCCGCAATGCGTGCCGTTGGCCACTCTTTTCGGTAATGATAAGTTGATAGGTTCCAGGTTTGA from Flavobacteriales bacterium harbors:
- a CDS encoding T9SS type A sorting domain-containing protein; the protein is MDSKNLCNMKKSISVLKIISIVTILLNCISTVRAQVVANTNDSGAGSLRDEISQASSGDTITFAPNLEGATIMTSSTITISSDIVIIGFPDGDAVTVDANNSCRIFSVLNTGSATFYGVDFVRGFVSTGGAFLNSGMLELNYCRLYNNTADIQSLNQGGGAIFNNTNATLTLNHCELFNNGAMPAGPIGDGFAGAVYNRGAEMNVNYCSFYDNMVSTGQQSAYGGAIYSTATLNIRSSTFSGNECIGGNGGAIFSGSGSTLNISNSTLSDNESQGSGDNIWNAGSLSLYNTIVANAVANIHTDNIGTAVSLGNNILENSSGSNITLLTSDLTVDPMLDTLAYNGHSFTKTRALKCSSPAIDAGNSVNAPVEDQAGKVRVVGSSIDIGAYELQDPPTIVQNGLTLSIPEQGYFQWYNGPTAISGATDSSYTVTSNGSYHVDFLDVSGCPLSSNMVSIITVGITESDNQVAMKLKPNPASRIVTVSATDLAEIQLMDVSGRIIQQIAVVGSKETNIDISHLPAGIYLVSAKSTNGNVRVERLMKR